The [Limnothrix rosea] IAM M-220 genome includes a region encoding these proteins:
- a CDS encoding indolepyruvate ferredoxin oxidoreductase subunit alpha gives MPHSIVTDVCEGVSDCVEACPVACIHDGPGKNQKGTDWYWIDFDVCIDCGICLQVCPVEGAIIPEENNELQRTP, from the coding sequence TTGCCCCACTCTATTGTTACCGATGTCTGTGAAGGCGTATCTGATTGCGTAGAAGCTTGCCCTGTTGCTTGTATCCATGATGGCCCCGGCAAAAATCAAAAAGGGACAGATTGGTATTGGATTGATTTTGATGTCTGCATTGACTGCGGTATTTGTTTGCAGGTATGTCCCGTGGAAGGTGCGATTATCCCAGAAGAAAATAACGAATTACAACGTACTCCGTAG